The Mytilus galloprovincialis chromosome 7, xbMytGall1.hap1.1, whole genome shotgun sequence genome has a window encoding:
- the LOC143084242 gene encoding uncharacterized protein LOC143084242, whose protein sequence is MTRIHKHGFKSKRYLKVSESQHARWTKASTYCNDHNYFSIPNISNATREEEVSYERNQTRSSEDWIEGRRIVELDVLATGLRACLKYGFPLQLRNTIHIQTYGLGGTVF, encoded by the exons ATGACAAGAATACATAAACATGGCTTTAAATCTAAAAGATATCTGAAGGTGTCGGAGAGTCAACATGCCCGATGGACCAAAGCATCGACTTACTGCAATGATCACAACTATTTTTCGA ttCCAAACATCTCAAATGCAACAAGGGAGGAAGAGGTATCTTATGAAAGAAATCAGACTAGGTCATCTGAAGACTGGATAGAAGGGAGAAGAATTGTTGAGCTAGATGTCCTTGCCACTGGTCTAAGAGCATGTCTTAAATATGGTTTCCCCCTACAGCTTCGAAATACTATTCACATACAGACATATGGTCTTGGAG gTACAGTGTTTTAA
- the LOC143081870 gene encoding uncharacterized protein LOC143081870, protein MHVDSVPTGKRHARVWDVNSKLATALVHSGLGERQAYSFLSELNIPAFSYKLVSARLREVGNIVEGVAKESTNEAPEKELAAVEQKKGKLVVCRCRMAEKRKW, encoded by the exons ATGCATGTAGACAGTGTTCCTACTGGAAAGCGTCATGCCAGAGTATGGGATGTCAACAGTAAACTTGCAACAG CCCTTGTTCACTCTGGACTTGGAGAAAGACAAGCTTATAGTTTCCTATCAGAGCTAAATATTCCAGCATTTAGTTATAAACTGGTTAGTGCAAGACTAAGAGAAGTAGGGAATATTGTTGAAGGGGTAGCAAAGGAATCAACAAATGAAGCACCGGAGAAAGAATTGGCAGCTGTAGAACA AAAGAAGGGTAAACTTGTGGTTTGTAGATGCAGGATGGCAGAAAAGAGGAAGTGGTAG